From Candidatus Bathyarchaeota archaeon:
GTGGCACCATGCAAATGTTGAGCTTTACCCAGACGCAGAAAAAACGTTGAAGTTACTCAAGCAAAGCGGATTGAAAGTCGGTCTCATAACAAATGGTTTAGAAAGCGATGTCAGAGAAATATTGCCAAAAGTCGGGTTGACAGAATTCTTTGATGTAGAAGTTGCTTCGAACACTGTTGGAAAGATGAAACCAAATAAAGAAATGTTTTTGCACGCTTTGAAGAAATTGGAGGTTCTACCTCAAGAAGCCCTTTTTATTGGCGACATGCTAGAACAAGACTACAAAGGAGCCAAGAAGAGCGGCTTAAAGGCTCTGCTAATTGACCGCAGGGGCAATATTAAAGATGAAGATATCGAGAAAATTGAAAGCTTGACGAACCTTCTAAAGTATATTTAAGACATTTTCTGCTCTGCAGTTTTCATATTCCTAAACGAAAAACCTATTTTCAATGCTGAACTTCAATCGACAGCATGTTTTTCAATGCGAATGCACCATATTATCCCTTGTATGAAAGACGAATGCACCTTATGCGGCAGAGTGCTATCTCTTTATTCCTTAAGGAGCTGCCCAAGATGTAAGAAGCTTTACTGCCGAAGCTGTATGACTACGGATTTGTGGAGCGAACAACGAGAGTTCATATGCCTGAATTGTGCGAGGAGAATAATTGCCCCTCGGCGCAGTGGTTCAAAATACAGTTCTCTGAGAGAGCATTTGTGGAGACGAGGAAAATTCACAAGCTTGACCACATTGACCTTCTCTAGAATCGAAGGAATAATAAAAAACGACTTGCCTTTCGGTGCTTTGAGAAGCGAAGAGTGGTGGAACAACAACGACACAACCAGTCAAG
This genomic window contains:
- a CDS encoding HAD family hydrolase, encoding MKIKAVLFDLGGTLVKTSPTPEVMKEILETYDIERSTEEIEQARKIAEEHTNTEELPILGDEFWVRWNTQVLEHIGIRKNVPFLAEKITKLWWHHANVELYPDAEKTLKLLKQSGLKVGLITNGLESDVREILPKVGLTEFFDVEVASNTVGKMKPNKEMFLHALKKLEVLPQEALFIGDMLEQDYKGAKKSGLKALLIDRRGNIKDEDIEKIESLTNLLKYI